From a single Calothrix sp. NIES-2098 genomic region:
- a CDS encoding beta-lactamase domain-containing protein, translated as MRDNLSSSSRIDADDAASELECLPYGVQHNDEGVCLLVRMGPYRILLDCGLGDTSSLVKGLKQSAHRRNSPLPADLVLISHAHPDHARGLLALHQAFPHLPIYASEVTSKLLSLNWLDKDPKEISQFCQALPLRSPVEFQEGLVAELFPAGHLPGAVAILLTYTTPRRSYKLLYTGDFFLSNSRLVEGLRLEELRGLELDALIIEGTYGTSRHTHRRNQENQLAERIHRAIGDRCSVLLPTPALGLGQELLMLLRSHHHFTGRDLDIWVDGAVAKGCDAYLELLPHLPASVQNFARHQPLFWDERVRPRVRRLQAEHRANIGKTPCIVLTDSTADFSQYCQPETGPWLILLPEKIDIKVKKQYPAPTTIEGYLLAQHSDGPGTTQLIHNLRPQHVIFVHGSPSYLADLTALEELQNRYHLHSPSAGMLVELPIGDTFIQPAAPETNYEGELTELGTTITITLPESITTDPRWRSFADTGLIEARWQGEEIVLRGLSQRELLSQNSDRYTWADIECCGTCRYQRGQRCWNPNSPLYNFKVTLEGYCPAYERLIENE; from the coding sequence ATGAGAGATAATCTTTCATCGTCCTCTCGTATTGATGCTGATGATGCAGCTAGCGAATTAGAATGTTTGCCTTATGGTGTCCAGCATAATGATGAGGGCGTATGTTTATTAGTACGGATGGGGCCGTACCGAATTTTGCTGGATTGTGGTTTGGGAGATACTTCGTCGTTGGTGAAGGGGCTAAAGCAGTCGGCACACCGCCGAAATTCTCCCTTACCAGCAGATTTAGTTTTGATTAGTCACGCCCACCCCGATCACGCAAGAGGATTGCTGGCACTGCATCAGGCTTTCCCACATTTACCCATATACGCCAGTGAAGTAACTAGTAAGTTACTGTCATTAAACTGGTTAGACAAAGACCCAAAAGAAATTTCCCAATTTTGTCAAGCTTTACCGTTGCGATCGCCTGTGGAATTTCAAGAGGGCTTAGTAGCGGAGTTGTTTCCCGCAGGTCATCTACCAGGGGCTGTTGCGATTCTGCTGACTTACACCACTCCCCGGCGTTCTTATAAGCTACTGTATACAGGAGACTTTTTCTTATCTAACTCGCGGCTGGTAGAAGGCTTGCGTTTAGAAGAATTACGGGGATTAGAGCTAGATGCTTTAATTATTGAAGGCACGTATGGGACATCACGACATACCCACCGCCGCAACCAAGAAAATCAACTAGCAGAACGAATTCATCGCGCGATCGGCGATCGCTGTTCTGTGCTACTCCCTACACCTGCATTAGGGTTAGGGCAAGAACTACTGATGCTTTTACGCAGCCACCACCATTTCACAGGCAGAGATTTAGATATTTGGGTTGATGGTGCTGTCGCTAAGGGCTGCGATGCTTATTTGGAACTACTACCCCACCTCCCTGCATCAGTACAAAACTTTGCCCGCCATCAACCCTTATTTTGGGATGAAAGGGTGCGTCCTCGCGTGCGGCGTTTGCAAGCAGAACATCGTGCCAATATCGGCAAGACCCCCTGTATTGTCCTCACCGACTCTACAGCAGATTTCAGCCAATATTGTCAACCCGAAACCGGCCCTTGGCTGATCCTCCTGCCAGAAAAAATAGATATAAAAGTTAAAAAACAATATCCTGCACCCACGACCATTGAAGGCTATCTTCTCGCCCAACACAGCGATGGCCCTGGTACTACGCAGTTAATTCATAACTTGCGACCCCAGCACGTCATTTTCGTTCATGGTTCCCCTTCCTACTTGGCAGATCTCACAGCTTTAGAAGAGTTGCAAAACCGCTACCACCTGCATTCGCCATCTGCGGGGATGTTAGTAGAACTGCCAATTGGCGATACATTTATCCAGCCAGCTGCCCCAGAAACTAATTATGAAGGCGAACTCACCGAGTTAGGAACCACCATCACAATTACCCTGCCAGAGTCCATTACCACCGATCCCCGCTGGCGATCTTTTGCTGATACAGGTTTAATTGAAGCCCGTTGGCAAGGTGAAGAAATAGTATTACGAGGCTTATCACAAAGAGAACTCCTCAGCCAAAATAGCGATCGCTATACCTGGGCTGACATAGAATGCTGCGGAACCTGCCGATATCAACGAGGTCAGCGCTGCTGGAACCCTAATTCTCCCCTGTACAACTTCAAAGTCACTCTGGAAGGTTACTGTCCCGCCTATGAACGGTTAATTGAAAATGAATAG